The genomic segment CCAGCAGCAGCAGCGCGTGGACGGTGTCGCCGCCGCCGCGCAGCTGGAGGCTGTCCATGAAGCCGAAGAGGCCCGCGCCCATCGCGACGCCGCCCGGCCGCCAGTTGCCGAAGATCATCGTGGCGAGGCCGATGTAGCCGCGCCCGCCGGTCTGGCCGTCGGAGTAGAAGTGCACGCCGATGGCCATGAACGCCCCGCCCAGGCCCGCGAGCCCGCCGGAGACCAGCAGCGCCGCGTATTTGTACGTGTAGACGTTGACGCCGAGCGACTCGGCGGCGGTCGGGTTCTCACCGCAGGAGCGCAGCCGCAGTCCGAAGGAGGAGCGCCACAGGACGAAGAAGGTGCCGACGAAGAGACCCGCGGCGACCAGGGTCAGCCAGGAGACGTTGGTGGTCAGGCCGCGGAGGATGCCCGCGGCGTCGGAGAGCAGGAACCAGTCCTTCTTCTCCAGCGTGCCCAGCCCGTCGGAGAGCAGCGGGACGGAGAACGTCGACATGTCGTCCATCGGCGGCGACTGCTTGTCGTTGCCGCCCGCGGCGGCCGCCTCGGAGCCCTCGGCGCCGAACAGCAGCTTGGCGAGGTACTGGGTGACGCCCAGCGCCAGGATGTTGATCGCCACACCGGAGATGATGTGGTCCACGCCGAAGGAGACGGTGGCGATGGCGTGGATCAGTCCGCCGAGGAGACCGCCGATGACACCCGCCAGCGCGGCGGCCCACGGCCCGTACTGGTAACCGGCCCAGCCGGCGCAGAAGGTGCCGAGCATCATCATGCCCTCGAGGCCGATGTTGATGACGCCCGCGCGCTCGGCCCAGAGGCCGCCGAGCCCGGCGAGGCCGATCGGCACGGCGGCGATCAGCGCGCCCCCGTACTGGCCGGAGGAGGTGAGGTCGCCCGCGCCGGTCCAGGCGCGCAGGACGGAGAGGAGCAGCAGCACACCGGCGATGATCAGCAGGACCACCGGGTACGACAGCCTGCGGCGCTCCCGCTTGCCGTCCTGCTTGCCGTTCCTGCCGCTCAGTCCCTTAGCGACCGCGGCTGTGAGGTTCGTGCTCACGCGGACACCTCCGCCTTCTCGGTCTTCCCGTTGTCCCGGGCCTCGGCGGCGAGGCGTTCGCCGACCTTGCGCTGCTGGGTCCGCAGGCCGTAGCGGCGGACGACTTCATAGGCGATGACGACGCAGAGGACGATCACGCCCTGCATCACGCCGACGATCTCCTGGGCGTAGCCCTCGAATTCGAGCCGGCCGCCGGTGCGCTCCAGGAAGCCCCAGAGCAGCGCGCCGAGCGCGATGCCCACCGGGTGGTTCCGGCCGAGCAGGGCAATGGCGATGCCGGTGAAGCCGATGCCGTTGGGGAAGTCGGTGCCGAAGTTGTACGACTCGCCCAGCAGCGTCGGCATGCCGACCAGGCCGGCCACGAGGCCGGAGAGGAGCATGCTGGTGACGACCATGCGGCCGACGCTGACGCCGCCGGCCTGCGCGGCCGATTCGGAGCGTCCCACGGTGCGCAGGTCGAAGCCGAACCGGGTGCGGTTCAGCAGGAACCAGTACAGGACGCCGACGATCACCGCGACGACGATGAAGCCGTTGACCGGGGCCTGCCCGGTCGGGATCTCGAAGAAGTGCGCGGATTCGGGGATCGGCTCGGTGTGGATGATGTTGCCGTCGCGGACCGCGAGCCGGCCGTCCTGGAGGAAGTAGCCGATGATCGCGCCGGCGATGGCGTTCAGCATGATGGTGCTGATGACCTCGCTGACGCCGCGGGTGGTCTTCAGCAGGCCGGCGATGCCGGACCAGAGGGCGCCGACCATCATCGCGACGATCATGATCACCGGGATCTGGACGATGCCCGGCAGCGCCAGCGCCCCGCCGACGACGGCGGCGAAGAAGGCGGCGATGCGGTACTGGCCGTCCACACCGATGTTGAAGAGGTTCATCCGGAAGCCGATGGCGACGGCCAGCGCGGACAGGAAGTACGGGATCGCCTTGTTGACGATGACGATCTGGCTGTCGCTCTTGGAGCCGTACTCGACCATGATCGAGAAGGCTCGGAACGGGTTGTCACCGGTCGTCAGGAAGATCAACGAGGTGATGGCCAGGGCCGCGACGATGGCCAGCAGCGGGGCGGCGACGCCGAGGCCCACCCGGTGCCAGTCGACGGCGGCCCGGGACCGGACCGCCGGGGCCCCGGCCCCTCCGGTCCCCTGCGGG from the Streptomyces xinghaiensis S187 genome contains:
- a CDS encoding ABC transporter permease subunit, translating into MSTNLTAAVAKGLSGRNGKQDGKRERRRLSYPVVLLIIAGVLLLLSVLRAWTGAGDLTSSGQYGGALIAAVPIGLAGLGGLWAERAGVINIGLEGMMMLGTFCAGWAGYQYGPWAAALAGVIGGLLGGLIHAIATVSFGVDHIISGVAINILALGVTQYLAKLLFGAEGSEAAAAGGNDKQSPPMDDMSTFSVPLLSDGLGTLEKKDWFLLSDAAGILRGLTTNVSWLTLVAAGLFVGTFFVLWRSSFGLRLRSCGENPTAAESLGVNVYTYKYAALLVSGGLAGLGGAFMAIGVHFYSDGQTGGRGYIGLATMIFGNWRPGGVAMGAGLFGFMDSLQLRGGGDTVHALLLLAVVLLVAVTLWKLRATSRRTAAISAVFAVLLVLWYAFTETVPREFVEATPYVATLLVLALAAQRLRPPKAIGRTYQKGQGK
- a CDS encoding ABC transporter permease; translation: MSTTTPAPQGTGGAGAPAVRSRAAVDWHRVGLGVAAPLLAIVAALAITSLIFLTTGDNPFRAFSIMVEYGSKSDSQIVIVNKAIPYFLSALAVAIGFRMNLFNIGVDGQYRIAAFFAAVVGGALALPGIVQIPVIMIVAMMVGALWSGIAGLLKTTRGVSEVISTIMLNAIAGAIIGYFLQDGRLAVRDGNIIHTEPIPESAHFFEIPTGQAPVNGFIVVAVIVGVLYWFLLNRTRFGFDLRTVGRSESAAQAGGVSVGRMVVTSMLLSGLVAGLVGMPTLLGESYNFGTDFPNGIGFTGIAIALLGRNHPVGIALGALLWGFLERTGGRLEFEGYAQEIVGVMQGVIVLCVVIAYEVVRRYGLRTQQRKVGERLAAEARDNGKTEKAEVSA